The following coding sequences lie in one Ictalurus furcatus strain D&B chromosome 7, Billie_1.0, whole genome shotgun sequence genomic window:
- the LOC128610651 gene encoding Fc receptor-like protein 5, translating into LRWRRLFVHCHAEFKLFTLTVCVCFLTFSPVLSVEPNSPQIFRGETVTLTCRFSGGNGPYHWYKDGVYSHGSAENYYTIKVDQSHKYSCYGSIDGWFTTGSNEVTLSVIERPKAVLTLQPDGQIFSGQEVTFTCEIRGHADTEWMYNWNKDGVQISSYTESRKYSFTPVESLSAKYTCSGRRRSDSQTSETSNTVTLTVSEKPKPELTPSREGAVLKGNAVTLSCTLKLQSAGWKFYWIKPTQSTETETETDYYNISSVRVSDGGQYRCRAGRGNPVYYTHYSDAFWVNVTEIPISVVTIKPDKHVFKGETVTTTATTTTTNNNNNKRRKENTNTFNFCST; encoded by the exons ttaaggtggagaagatTGTTTGTACATTGTCATGCAGAATTTAAGTTGTTTACattgacagtgtgtgtttgctttttgacTTTTTCACCAGTTCTGTCTGTGGAGCCCAATTCACCTCAAATATTCAGAGGAGAGACGGTTACACTCACATGTAGGTTTTCAGGAGGAAATGGACCGTACCACTGGTACAAAGATGGTGTTTATAGTCACGGTTCTGCTGAAAATTACTACACTATAAAAGTAGATCAGAGTCACAAATACAGCTGTTACGGGTCTATTGATGGATGGTTCACGACAGGGAGTAATGAAGTGACTCTCTCAGTGATCG AGAGACCAAAAGCCGTTCTGACTCTGCAGCCTGATGGACAGATATTCAGTGGACAGGAAGTCACTTTCACATGTGAAATACGAGGACATGCAGACACTGAGTGGATGTACAACTGGAATAAAGATGGTGTCCAAATATCCTCCTACACTGAGAGCAGGAAATATTCATTCACTCCTGTAGAGTCTCTCAGCGCTAAATACACCTGCAGCGGACGGAGAAGAAGCGACTCTCAGACCTCAGAGACCAGCAACACTGTTACACTCActgtgtcag AAAAACCTAAACCTGAACTCACACCAAGTCGTGAAGGAGCTGTACTGAAAGGAAACGCCGTGACTCTGTCCTGTACACTGAAGCTGCAGTCTGCTGGATGGAAGTTTTACTGGATCAAACCCACACAgagcactgagactgagactgaaaCAGACTACTACAACATCAGCTCCGTTAGAGTCTCTGATGGAGGtcagtacaggtgcagagctggaagaggaaacccagtctactacacacactacagtgatgcattctgggtaaatgTTACTG AGATTCCTATATCTGTGGTGACCATAAAGCCTGATAAACATGTGTTCAAAGGAGAGACTgtgactactactgctactactactactactaataataataataataagaggaggAAGGAGAACACAAATACATTCAATTTCTGTAGCACGTAG